One part of the Prunus persica cultivar Lovell chromosome G5, Prunus_persica_NCBIv2, whole genome shotgun sequence genome encodes these proteins:
- the LOC18776078 gene encoding F-box/LRR-repeat protein At5g63520 produces the protein MAAKPDMVPEVEMADAKGVFSPAHDDVSVSILARPPAVSFASSAACVGKTWNQSCNKNFSRPQFSSALSLNPDLHAALDEVLADAFSKPLRPDFIVAYIGINFSLEETHHLITEKVGPGIPVITNKAKGLIGTDVQTDKLREVIWGSTDGDSEWNENNSNRGIVLSVGYMPGLKVDVIPLLRPKNEQQLTMVDHFLMEIMDFTCAASGSLSPSCIIMFGDKNEDMNPILTILDQVMPDETAIVGDASAAFLCTRMDEAENYNKDVFSFAAAALVFARDQYKPEDIGETEFHVTVSSGIIPFGPYFKTVSVLEKHCLCSWVSAIMLGFESVIIDCYDVLMELKSQIKKPDMYIGVTQRRNYSILEKPPSSIRSLSFHEVKDGEGDFILVDGIGIKPGDIFFFYHADAENALITIDQARRKLKTLREDYEKNGREVFGGFIFSCENRGVSFFKSPGVDSKPFAMNFPGVPVAGMFGNGGEIGRGALLGVKKNLRRNGPRSCVHAYSSVYLAMSYVPPPEAPMIIDE, from the exons ATGGCTGCAAAACCGGACATGGTTCCAGAAGTGGAAATGGCTGATGCAAAAGGAGTGTTTTCTCCGGCACACGACGACGTTTCAGTGAGCATTCTGGCGAGACCACCGGCCGTTTCTTTCGCATCATCAGCTGCCTGTGTTGGCAAAACGTGGAACCAAAGCTGCAACAAAAATTTTTCTCGTCCCCAGTTCTCTTCAGCTTTATCTCTCAATCCGGACCTGCAT GCTGCCTTAGATGAGGTTCTTGCTGACGCTTTCTCTAAGCCGCTTCGACCGGACTTCATTGTCGCATACATCGGCATAAATTTTAGCTTGGAAGAAACTCACCACCTT ATCACTGAGAAGGTAGGCCCTGGAATTCCGGTTATAACCAATAAGGCCAAGGGACTAATTGGCACTGATGTCCAAACTGATAAGCTCAGAGAG GTGATTTGGGGATCGACTGATGGTGATTCTGAGTGGAATGAGAACAATTCGAACCGAGGGATTGTTTTGTCTGTCGGATACATGCCCGGTTTGAAAGTCGATGTCATCCCACTCTTAAGGCCAAAGAAT GAACAACAATTGACTATGGTTGACCACTTTCTGATGGAAATTATGGATTTCACCTGCGCTGCTTCAGGTTCTTTATCCCCATCTTGTATCATAATGTTTGGG GATAAAAATGAGGATATGAATCCCATTCTTACCATCCTTG ATCAGGTCATGCCTGATGAGACAGCCATTGTTGGTGATGCAAGTGCCGCCTTTCTGTGCACTCGAATGGATGAAGCCGAAAATTACAATAAGGATGTGTTCTCTTTCGCCGCTGCTGCTCTCGTTTTCGCGAGGGATCAATACAAGCCTGAAG ACATAGGGGAGACTGAGTTTCATGTCACAGTGTCTAGCGGTATAATACCATTTGGTCCTTATTTCAAGACGGTTTCAGTTCTGGAGAAGCATTGTCTTTGTTCATGGGTTTCTGCCATAATGCTAGGATTCGAAAGTGTCATTATCGATTGCTACGATGTTTTAATGGAACTGAAAAGCCAG ATCAAAAAGCCTGATATGTACATTGGGGTCACACAAAGAAGAAACTACTCCATTTTGGAAAAACCACCAAGCTCCATAAGATCCTTGTCCTTCCATGAAGTTAAGGA TGGAGAGGGAGACTTCATCCTTGTTGATGGCATTGGTATCAAACCTGGtgatatcttcttcttctaccaTGCAGATGCTGAAAATGCCTTGATCACCATTGATCAAGCCCGTCGCAAACTTAAAACTTTGCGTGAAGATTATGAGAAAAACGGGCGAGAGGTGTTTGGAGGCTTCATCTTCTCCTGTGAAAATCGCGGTGTGTCATTTTTCAAGAGTCCTGGAGTTGATAGCAAGCCATTTGCTATGAACTTTCCTGGAGTTCCAGTAGCTGGTATGTTTGGCAATGGTGGGGAGATTGGACGTGGTGCTTTGCTTGGTGTTAAGAAAAATCTACGACGAAATGGTCCTCGCAGCTGTGTCCATGCCTACAGCTCTGTTTACTTGGCCATGTCATATGTTCCTCCTCCTGAGGCTCCAATGATCATAGATGAGTAG
- the LOC18777835 gene encoding F-box/LRR-repeat protein At5g63520: MDEASSSSSTIRNKNDMKRPQTTAAGLLSPINDDLLHNILSRLPALSFASAACVSKSWNQICSRILSRPKLASALSLHPSPKAAVKEVIEKVLAEPIRPHFVVANIGSGFRLYDIFRLISKKLGSSVPFIISTSSGIIGRDALTHEFKEVKWGDVCGDGSDEDCSIPAKDVNYGILLTVGFVPGLKVDAIPLLRSTKEPREVLLDKFIMDIKDYTASVSGCTFPVAIMMFGDGLINMKPIIDALDYSMPMETVIVGDERGRFLYRSGNESRNVCGSAKYFSDAVALIFARDKDKPSGIGDIQFQIALSKGVSTVGSRHKAVSVKENHCEHSTWLTARREGHPETLDGQQLLNDINDELEDYADSSDLYIGVIKRRNISMGSEKPRMITSLEFHGVVGGDDEYLYVSGVGIKTADYFHFYRSDPESALSSCNNVSLSLKKLKSDEDSKHRRHISEVFGGFMFACCGRGESFFGRVNVDGSPFVENFPGVPLAGIFCGGEIGRGPSRLTGEAHKDSDARCNMHVYSTIYLVLSYTPLPLEH, translated from the exons ATGGACGAGGCATCGTCGTCGTCCTCGACGATCAGAAACAAAAACGACATGAAACGGCCCCAAACGACGGCGGCAGGGTTGTTATCGCCGATAAACGACGACCTTCTCCACAACATCCTCTCGCGCCTGCCCGCCTTATCCTTCGCATCGGCGGCGTGCGTTAGCAAATCCTGGAACCAAATCTGCAGTCGAATCCTCTCTCGCCCAAAACTCGCCTCTGCCCTCTCTCTCCACCCCTCGCCTAAG GCTGCTGTGAAAGAGGTTATCGAGAAGGTTCTAGCTGAGCCGATACGACCTCATTTCGTTGTAGCTAATATTGGCAGTGGGTTTCGCTTGTATGACATTTTCAGGCTT AtatcaaaaaaattggggtCCAGCGTTCCGTTTATCATTTCTACTTCAAGCGGAATTATTGGAAGAGATGCTCTTACCCATGAATTCAAAGAG GTTAAGTGGGGAGATGTTTGTGGTGATGGAAGTGATGAAGATTGCTCTATACCAGCAAAGGATGTGAACTACGGCATCCTTTTGACTGTTGGCTTTGTGCCGGGATTGAAAGTTGATGCTATCCCACTGTTAAGATCAACAAAG GAACCTCGAGAGGTCTTGCTTGATAAATTCATCATGGATATTAAAGATTACACAGCCTCTGTTTCAGGTTGCACCTTCCCTGTTGCAATTATGATGTTTGGA GATGGGCTTATTAACATGAAACCAATAATTGATGCATTGG ATTATTCTATGCCTATGGAAACGGTGATTGTGGGTGATGAGAGAGGTCGCTTTTTATATAGAAGTGGGAACGAGTCTAGAAATGTCTGTGGGAGTGCAAAATACTTTTCAGATGCTGTTGCTCTTATATTTGCCAGGGACAAAGACAAGCCATCTG GTATCGGAGATATTCAATTCCAAATTGCATTGTCAAAAGGAGTGTCAACAGTAGGTTCCAGGCACAAGGCTGTTTCTGTTAAAGAGAACCACTGTGAGCATTCTACTTGGCTAACTGCTAGAAGAGAAGGACACCCAGAGACTCTTGATGGTCAACAACTTCTTAATGACATCAACGATGAG TTAGAAGATTATGCTGATTCTTCTGATCTATACATTGGGGTTATAAAACGAAGAAATATCTCCATGGGATCAGAGAAGCCAAGAATGATTACGTCCTTGGAATTCCACGGAGTTGTAGG AGGAGATGATGAGTACCTTTATGTCAGTGGTGTTGGCATTAAAACTGCCGATTACTTCCATTTCTATCGTTCTGACCCCGAATCTGCATTATCTTCATGTAACAATGTCTCCTTAAGCCTTAAAAAGTTGAAGTCAGATGAAGATTCAAAACATCGTCGTCATATAAGTGAAGTATTTGGGGGTTTTATGTTCGCTTGTTGTGGCCGTGGTGAGTCATTCTTCGGACGCGTCAATGTTGATGGATCTCCTTTCGTGGAGAACTTCCCTGGGGTTCCACTGGCAGGAATATTTTGCGGGGGAGAAATTGGACGTGGCCCTTCAAGGTTGACTGGGGAAGCACATAAAGATAGTGATGCTCGTTGCAATATGCAT